Within Leptospira noumeaensis, the genomic segment TATACACGGTAATCATTGCAAAGTGGATGCTTGTTTCTATAATTTCACTCGGCCAGGCATTGAGCCTTGCCATTTCCATACACAACCTTCCATACTTCAATGCTTCAGGAAAATTTTGCATAAGGATGGCTTCTGTCATTAAAAACTGAAACAAAGTAAACCGAACAAACTCGTCTTCGATCTGTTCGCTGATGGCCACAGCCGTTTTTACAGCATCTTTGTGTTTGTTTTCACGGGATAAAGAAAGCGCATATAAAAATCCAGAAACAGGAGACTTTTCTAGTTTGTATGCCTTTTCAAAGTATTCCCTTTCCTTTCCCCCGCCAGTCACACCAGAGATCACACCCCGAGCAATGAAGTAAGAGGAAAGATTGATTTTTTCTTCTGGGACACGTGAGAAAAAATGTTCTGCTATTTTAAATTCTTTTTGGCCAAGGGCCATAAATCCCAAACGAAGGCAGGCAATGGGATTGGAACGATCGGTTTGGAGGGTGTCCAAATAATGAAAGAAGGCTTCTTCAAAAAAATCTTTGTTATAATAGATATCAGCAATGCGGTTGGAAACTGTTACAGAATCGATTTCTTTGGTATATCGGTTGTTCTTTTTAATGATTTCGAGGTGTTTGGCCTCGTTTAAGGGATCATTCTCCATGGCATAGATCTTTGCCATGACATAGTGACCATAGGGGTTCTGGTGGTCTTCCTCGAGTTTTTCTCGAACAAGAGCCCTTGCATCTAGAAAATTTCCAAGTGTGGCGAGACTCAAAGCCTTGGCATAACTATCCCTTCTTTGCCCCACAATGAAGGTCAAAAGAAACCCGAGCATAATCACAGCTGCTCCCACAAAGATAAAAAATGCCAAATTCGCTTACTTCCTATTTTCCTATTTTAGTTGGTAAAAAAGAGTCTTACGTCAATTCTGTCCTGGAAGTGATACAACTCACCTACATTTCGTTCGCTCTACGACTTCTCTTCCGGGATCGACTCTATTCGATGGCCTATGGCCTCGTCGGAGCCCTGGTTTTTACATTCTTTTTACTCGCTATTAGGATTCACTTCCATTTGTACGGAGGTGTGTCCCTTACTAGTATCGTTTCCTTTGACCAATCTCCGCAGATTCTTTTTTTCGCTACGAGTTTTGCACTGATGGCTCTCTTTTTCTTCCATTGCCTTCATGGTCTTGGGGATATTGGAGTGATGATGGCCATCGGAGGGAACCGACTGGGATGTATTTGGCTACACTCACTGTCCTTATTTTTCCTATTTCTTCCCAGTTTCCTACTGGCAATCATTATCAATTTAGGAAGTTTGAATCCACCTCCCGACTTTGGGATTTTTAGTGAACTGAAATCCATTTTTTCTTGTTTGGTTCTCTTTATCGCTCTTGGTTTTTTGGTTTCTGTTCCTACCATTGGAATCAGTTCTTATATTGATCCTTACAAATCCATTCGGAGACAAAAATAATGTTACTCCGAGTACACAGCCTAACCAAACGATTTGGCAAAGATGAAGCAGTCAGTTCCGTAAGTTTCGATGTGAACCAAGGTGACTATGTTGCCATCATTGGACCATCGGGATCTGGCAAAACCACCCTACTTTCTATGTTAACCGGAATGTTATCCCCCACGGAAGGGGACATTTTGTACGACCAAATCAAACTTTCCCAAATTTCCAAACAGGAACTCGCAGAAATTCGTGCCCGTGACCTTGGACTCGTTTTTCAATTTTCCGAACTTGTGGGAAATTTAACCATCAAAGAAAATATACTCCTTCCCGCCTTATTTACACGTAAGTTTTCAAATGATGATTACATTCGTAAATGCGATTATTTGATCGAACATTTAAAGTTAGGTGACATTCAAAATTCCCTTCCTCGCACTTTATCAGGGGGACAAATTCAGAAAGCTGCCATTGCGCGTTCTCTGATCAATGATCCTGCCATTTTATTTGCGGACGAACCGTCCGGAGATTTAGATCCCGAAAATAGTTATTTGGTTCAACTTCTACTCAACGAATACAACAAACGAAACCATTCCATCATTTTAGTCACACATGATATGAAACTGGCTTTCGATGCCCAAACCGTTTATGAAATGAAAAACGGAAAGTTCGACCAGGTCATTAAGGGAGAATGAGTTTGGGTTTGGCGATTGGTGTGGATATCGGTGGTGGAAGCATTCGTGCGAGCCTATTCGATCAATCTGGAAAAGAACTCCAATCGGCACATTCCCCCACTCCTGAAAATTTAAACAATGAACGTTTTTTAACCATTCTTAAAGACACCATCCGACCTTTGGTTCCAGAAGCAAAGGCAATTGGAGTTGGATCTCCTGGTCCCTTAGACAATGAACGGGGAGTCTTGATCGCAAGTGCCAATATGAAAGGTCTAGAAAACCTTCCCATCAAAGAATCCTTAAGTAAAGAATTTTCACTTCCCGTCTGGTATGAAAATGATGCCAACTGTGCAGCACTTGGTGAAGCCTATTTTGGTTTTTATAAAGATTCAGAATCCCAACTCATCTTAACTCTAGGAACAGGAGTTGGTGGTGGGTTTGTTGACAAAGGGATTTTGTATTCCGGTTATCTTGGCAATGGTATAGAAATTGGCCATACCACAGCGGTCATTGGTGGTGCCCTTTGCGGGTGCGGGGTCAAAGGTTGTGTCGAAAGTTATTTTTCTACTCGGGGATTTATCAACCGTTATCTGGAAAAAACAAATATCCGATTGCATGGGGCCGAAGAATTTTTCCAACTGATTCGAAAAAAAGACCAAGTGGCGGAAGAAATTTTAAATTTTGGAACCTTGGCTTTAGCCCATTCGGTGCGTGGCGCCATTCATTTATTAAACCCAGAAGCTGTTGTTTTTGTGGGAGGGATTACAAAATCCTATGATTTATTTGGTAAAACCTTAGAGGCGGAAATTCGATCCACAATATTTCCTGTGTTAAATGATAGATTAAAAATCGGCGTCGGGGGAAGTTTATCCGGTACTTTGGGAGCTGCCTCTCTTGTATTTTCGAAGGAGAAAGTTTAATATGGAAAATTGTCTTTTCTGTAAAATTGCCAGTGGAGAAATTCCAAGTAAAAAGGAATACGAATCAGAAAACATTTTAGTGTTTCATGATATCACACCCCAAGCACCCTTCCATGTCCTCATCATTCCCAAAGTTCATATCCCCAGTATGAACGAAATTGGAGATTTGGATCCAGAAATCTTAAAAGAAATCTTTCAAATCATTCCTAATCTGGCCAAACAAAATGGAATTGCAGAAAAGGGATATAGACTCGTCAATAACTGTGGGAATTTTGGCGGACAAACTGTACACCACATCCACTTCCATCTATTAGGTGGTCGTCATATGAACTGGCCACCGGGTTAAAAAGGAAAACATGAGAAAATTAATATTTGGAATTTTAGTTTCAGGGATTGCAGTTTATTTTCTTTCAAAGAACTTCGATATCAAAGAATTCGAACGTTTGGAAGGAAAAATCAATTGGTGGATTTTCCCACTACTTTTTCTTTCTAACTTATGGGCCTTTGTCCCGTTTTCCATTCGTTGGTATCATCTTTTAGAAAAAAAGATTAGTTTTTCGCAAAGTTTCACAACCTCCATCATTGGTGTTGGACTCAATATGGTTCTCCCGGCTCGGGGCGGAGACCTTGTTCGCCTCATCATGAACAAACGAGATACGGAACTCCCACTCACTCATCTTTTCAGTCGAATCTTTTTAGAAAAGGTAATGGATCTTGGATCTGTTGTGATCATTGGTGCCTCCGCTCTTTTTTTTATGGGCCTGGGACAATCTAAAAACTTAAACCTACTTCTAATATCCACTCTTGTCATTTCTGGAATGATTGTGGGCCTCGTGTTAGTTCGTTATTTTTTAGAGACTCTGAGAGGCATTGCAAAAAAAGGATTTGCCCTGATCGGTAAACATAAACTTTACGAAGACAAGTTAGACCACCATTTGGTAGAATTTTCCTCATTTCTCAAAGGTGACAAACTCCTGAAACCAGTCCTTTACTCGATACCCACATGGATCTTTGGTTATGCGATATCCTACTACCTTGCCGGGTTACTGATAGGTATGCCGATTCTTTTTCCAGAAGCTTTATTATTTATGTTTCTTGGAGGGATGGGTGTTGCGATCCCTTCTGCTCCGTCAGGAATCGGTGTTTTCCATGCGGCAATCATTTCTGGATTTATCATTGTGGGACGTGATCCTGGGGAAGGACTTGTTTATGCTACTGTCGTCCACCTAACACAATTCATCATCACAACCAGTTTGGCTTTAGTGGCTTATTTGTATTGGCGTTTGACTCACAAAAACCAAACAAAATAAGAAATTCTTTCGCAGAAAATTTCTGCAGGCAATCAAACCCTTTTGTCAAACATTGAACTGTTTGGCAAAGGCAACCACCGGCAAACAACCGATTGGTTACCTTTATTTAAATCAATTAACCTAGAGCTTTAATCACATCCTCTGGTGCTTGGACTAGTTCCACAAGCACACCTTCACTACAAAGGGGAAATTCCTCATTTCCTTTTGGGTGAATGAAACAAACATTATATCCCGCTGCTCCTTTTCGAATCCCCCCAGGGGTAAACCGAACACCTTGTTTGGTGAGATATTCTACACACTCTTCCAATTTATCAATCCATAGACCAATATGGTTTAATTTTGGATCGTGTACTTTGGGACTTTTGTTTGGATCAATCGGTTGCATAAGGTCAATTTCAACCTTAAAAGGCCCGTTCCCCATGGACAAAATGTCCTCATCCACATTTTCTTTTTCACTTTTGTAATCAGAAACTTTGGTAAGTCCCATAACATCCACCCAAAACTTGGATAACTTTTCTTTCGACTCACCACCAATGGCAACTTGTTGGATTCCTAATACTTTGAAGGGACGGGACATGATCTACCTCAATCGTTGTAATTTGCAAAAAATATAATTTCTACCTCACCACATTCTTTGAATGACCTTCTTAAGAAAATTATTTTTCTCCTCTATTTTTCTAAATTCTCGGCGAGGCCCCCCAATTTCTTTCAGAACAAAGATTTAGCTTTTGTACCATTGGAATTTTTCCCTTTGATGGGGGCCCGGGCTACTCTGGGGTGCGCGTTCGCTTCCGTCCTTCGGACCTTCGCCCGCCGTATCCCTCTCGCAGAAATAACTCCATTATATAACTCGAATCAGAAGATACAATTTGAATGATATTTGATTTGACTGCCACCTATAACACTGCTAAATAAAGAAATAAAAGAAGGTTTTAAATGAAAAAAATTTTAACATTAGTTATCTTAAGCGTTGTTGGTCTAGGCCTAATCAACTGTACCAGTTTAAACATTGTTGATCCCAAAAAAGAAATAACCCCACAAATTCCAAATGATAAAGCAATTTACTTTATTAAAGCAAACTTTAATGCGGGAACAGAAACCATCTACAATGTAACTTTAGAAAATTTTGATCTAATCAATAGTGAAATCTCCGGCCACTCCCTTGATTTAGGTGCAGGAAACAAAGACAACCCGAACATTCTTACCGGATGTTTTTTATTTACTGGCATTAACACAGTTTATGCTCTCTATGAAGCACAAATTCGTACAACTGGAGGAAAAATTAGAACTGTTAAGTTAGCTGATAAAAAAAGTTGGAACCTATCCACTGAAGGTGCGAAGGTTCCTATTTTTGCAGGAACACTCAGTTATCTGGATGGGAAATTAGATGTTTCTGATCTTGGATTCAAAGAATGTACGACAGAACTCTCAGCAAAATATCCAACAATCGATTTTTCAAAAGCAGAGGAAATGCTAAAAAGAAAACCAAAACAAGATTCTAAAAATAAAAAATAATGACTCACTAAAAAAATGAATTGAGGTGTTGGATTTCATAATTGTTTTCCAAGACCTTGATTCTTATTGAAACCAAAAGAACATCTTGCTCTCTCATATCTTAAAAAAAATTCTATATATTCCTTGCTTCTAGTCAGCGAGTCATATAAAATATTGAATCTATGGATGAGAATCAAAAACTCCAATTTATCAAATCCAACTTTTGGAAAAAAATCAAAGAGACGGGCAAAAAAATCCCCTTCCTAAAAGATGTTATCGCCATGTATTATTGTTTGATGGATGAAACTACATCCCTCACCGCCAAAACATCGATTGCCCTCGCTTTAGTTTATTTTATATCACCCATAGATGCAATCCCTGATGTAATTTTGGGGTTAGGGTTTACTGATGATGCAGGAGTGATTGCCACCACCCTACTCATCATCAAATCCCAGCTAAAACCGGAACACTATACCAAAGCAAACGAATCCTTATCGAACTGACCATGTGTAATTTTCTTGCTATTTTTTAATTGGTATCAGTTTTCTTTTTCCAAAACAATCTGATTACAAACAAAACCAAGAATAAAATTACGATCTAATATATCAATTTAACGAGGAATTCTTTCAGAGATAAGAAATAAATCGAATGGAATTTCCATTGATCCACAAATATACAGGAAACTACCTGTTTGCAAAGGAGCATCGCTGATTTGGCTTAATCCATTCGCCTCGGCGGCCTCCTCCAGTTTGATCCTCAAATGTTTAAGGTTATAACCATTTCAAAAGTATTTGTTTTAAATTTTCTTTTTGGACTGGTTTGCTGATATAATCATTCATTCCAATCCCCAAACATTTTTCTTTTTCTCCAGCAATGATCCCGGCTGTCACAGCAATAATAGGTAAAGTTTTTCCTGATTCAAGTTTTCTAATTTCTTTTGTAGCATCATATCCATTCATCACAGGCATTTGGATGTCCATAAGAATCAATGTCGGTGGTTCCGATTGGAAAACGGAAATGGCCTCTTCTCCATTTTGGGCTTCCAGAATTTTTACCTCGGGTAAAATTCGTTTGATGAAATTTTTCATCAGTCCGAGGTTCACAGGATTGTCTTCTACAACTAAAATTTTGGAGGACTGGACGGTCTTGGCGCGAAGGTTCATTTCCTCTTCCAGGGATTTAGTTTCAGATTCCATTGGATTCAATATAGGATCAAATTCTGGGATTCTAAGTTGGATATCAAAATAAAATTCACTTCCTTGGTTCAACTCACTTTTTAATTGCAATTTGGACTTCATAAGGGTTAGAAGTTGTTTACAAATGGTTAAACCCAAGCCCGTTCCACCGAACTTCCGTGTGGTGGAAAAATCTTCCTGAGTAAAGGAATCAAAAATTTTTTCTTGGCTTTCTTTTGCAATGCCGATCCCCGTATCTTTGATGGAAATTCTTATACTTACTTTCTTCGGATCTGCCAAATCCAAACGTGTGACATTACATTCCACCAAACCTGATTCCGTAAACTTGATGGCATTCCCGATCAAATTCAATATTACCTGACGCAAACGATTGGAGTCAAACATCAGTAGTGTTGGAATATTTTCATCGATATGAAAATGAATATCCAAACCTTTAATGATGGCTTGGATATTCATAATTTTTATGGCTTCCATCACTATTTTTTTAAGATCGTATGATTCTTCTGCAAGTTGTAGTTTACCTGCTTCTGCTTTGGAAAAGTCTAAAATATCATTTACAATATTAAGAAGTGCATGTGCTGATTGTTTTACAATTTGTGCATATTCATTATAAGAAGAATTCTCCAACGTCTCTGCCAGTAAATCCGAGTATCCAATGATTCCGTTTAATGGAGTTCTGATCTCATGACTCATATTGGCTAAAAATTCTGACTTCGCACTGTATGCTTTTTCAGCAAATTCTTTGGCATATTTTAATTCTAATTTGGTTTCATAGGCTTCTGTGATGTCACGAGTAAACATAAGAATTCCACCAATACCACCACCTAACTTTTTCCAAGGACGAATTTCCCATTGTAAAACTTGATCTTTTTCCCAACCAGGTGGCCGCCAAACGTCTTCATCTCTTTTTAATATTTCCCCACTTAAACCCCGAGAATGAATCTTTTTCCATTCCGAACCAATATTAGGGAAAATTTCATAATGACCTTTTCCTATGACTTCTTCTTTCGAAAAAGGGATTTTATAATCCTCAATCCAACGTTGACTGAGTGCCACATAACGCATCTCTTGGTCTAACATAGCAACAGCTGCCGGTGCATGTTCCACAAACGACCATAAAATTGCCGTTTGTGAGGCAAGAGCTGTTTCCCATTTTTTACTTTCATTGATATCTTGGATGGTTCCGTAAATTTTTACGATTTTTCCATCTTCGTATTCTGCCCGACCAATGACTCGCACCCAAGTTTGGTTTCCTTTTGCTGTCACCATTTCCAATTCTAAATCGTATTCTTTACCTTCTTTTAAAAGTAAATCAACGGCATTGGAAATCTTTCTTTGGCTCTCTTCTGAATGATAAAAACTAATTCCACCACTGACACTAGGGATATAATCATCTTCTACTTCATGAATTCTTTTTGATACATTGGTCCAGTTTGCCTTATTGGTTTTTAAATCCAAATCCCAACCACCGATTTTGGCTAAACCAGCTACTTGATCCAAAAGCCTCGATAAATTTTGTAATTCCATCTCAGCTTGAAGTGAGTCAGAAATATCTAAAATTTGAGAAAGATAATAAATTGGGTTTCCTGAATGGTCTCGAATGATGGACTTACTGAGTACGGCCCAAATCAAATGACCATCTTTTGTTACATAACGTTTTTTGATTTGAAAACTCTGGATAGATCCACGATTTAGTTTTTCTAAATAAGAAAGCTCTACTTTCAAATCTTCAGGATGAGTGATCTCCGAAATAGATTTTGTTTTTAATTCTTCTGCAGAATACCCAAGCCATTGGCAAAAAGTAGGATTCACTTCAATCACTTCGCCATGAGGATTCTCAATTTTCATTCCGATACTTGAACTTCGAAACGCCGAGGAAAATAAATCCCGGGAAAGTTCTGTAGATTGTAGGATATGTGGGTTTGTATTGTTTGAGAACTCCATACTGGAATCCAAAACAATGAGTATAAACTGTTTTCCAGATTCCGTAAATTCCTTGAGATACATTCGGAAAGGGAACCCGGCACTATTACTCGGATCAAAACAAATACGACCGATGATAGAATCTTTTGATCCAAGTGCCGCTTCCAGACGAATCCCCGAACTCGGAAGAATACATTCCGCAGGAAACGATTGTTCTTCTGTCATTCCCATTGACTTACAAGCAACAGGACTAGGATACACAATGCCAACAGAGGTATCCCAAACTAGAAACCCATGTAAACCAGACTCCAGCACCAATTCACATAACTCTCGTTTGCCTGCAATAAATGTTATTGGATTCATCATTTCTAAGAATTCGGGAATTTATCTAGGAAACTTCACCGAAAATAGTCCTCTTAGTTCCCCAACTTTGTAACCAATGGCTTTGTCGTTTGGATATTCTTGGTTAAGAATTTGTTTCGTTGATTTTTGAATCTCATTTGAATTTCCATGGCATTGGAGACAGAATCCCATCACAGGAATGGGAATGTAAACTATTACAGAATCATCCGACGTGATGGATTTGTTTGGAAATACACCCTCATAAGTTTTTAATTTTTCTACTTCTAAAAAAATTTTTTCCTCATTTGCGGAGAGTAAATTTGATTGGTTCCGCGGTTTATTTGTGATACGGCGAAGAGAGACTCCATGTTTTTGACCTAATCCATTCGTAAATCCAATGGCATTCAGTTTACAAAATGGAACCGCTTGTTCTGTCCCACCCTCAGCAATTTTCGAATTCAGTTTATGTATCAAATTGGTTTTGGCTTCATTCGTGATCGTTATGGCGATACTTTCGTAGTCAGGAGTTTTGGATTGGCAACCAAATCCAAAACTAAAGAAAACCAGCAAAAAAAAGATCCTAAAAACAAGGGCTTTCACTTCTATCATATAGTTCTAAATCATAAAGGTTCTTTTTCATTCTGCAATTCTAAAAAGAGCCGTTTGACAGCACGAACTAGTCCCAAAATCTTGACCTTGGTTCCTAATATGAAACAAACGAAATTGGCAATCATAGGTGCTGGTGGCCTTACGGGAAAAGAACTGACAAAACTTCTCGCCCACCATCCAAATTTTGAACTCGTACATGTCACTTCCAACCAAGTGGATGGAAAACACATTCGCGAAGTATTCCCTGATCTCAGCCATTTACCTGATCTAAAGTTTCAAAAACACGATGCCCCTGTTCCGAAAGAGGCAGGCATTGTCCTTGCCACTCCGAATGAAGTTTCTTTGGAAAAGGCACCGCAGTTCTTAAAGGAAGGTAGAAAGGTCATTGACCTTTCAGGAACCTTCCGACTCCACAACAAAGAGAAATTCGAAAAGGCATATCAGTTTTCGCATTCTGAATTCGGAATGATGGATCAAGTTGTATATGGACTTCCTGAACTTTTCAGAGAAAAATTAAAGAATGCTCAGTTTGTTTCGAATCCAGGTTGTTATGCGACCTCTGCCATTCTTCCGGTAGCCCTTCTCGGAAACCTTAGAAAAGAAATCCAAGGCCCAGTCATCGTGGATGCCAAATCAGGTGTCAGTGGTGCTGGTGGTAGAACGGAAGAAATCAAATTTGCTTATACCAATGTATATGAAAATTTTCGAGCTTATAAAATTCTCACACACCAACACGAACCAGAAATGGAAGAATATGGTTTTGTGGGAACGGAAGAAAAAGAAATCCACTTCACACCCCATCTACTCCCGATCTATCGAGGGATCCTTGCAACAATCTATCTTTCCTTCCCCAAAGGAATTAGTGCGGAACAAATAAAAGAAAAATTTCAATCAGCTGCAGAGAAAGAACCTTTTGTTCGGCTCTACCAAACTCCAGAAGAAATTGAGATTCGAAAGGTTCAGAATACAAACTTTTTGGATCTTGGATTCCGAATCAAAGGGAATACTTTGGTAATTGTTTCAGCGTTAGACAACCTTGTCAAAGGGGCGGCAGGACAAGCCTTACAGAATTTGAATTTGATGTACGGATATCCGGAAACTGAAGGACTTGTTACCCTTTAATCGCAACCAAACACTCATCACAGGAGCATTTGAGGGAGAAGTCGGAATCCTTCGTGCTTCTGGAAAATTTCCCCATCTAGAAGTAATGGGAATTGGAAATTTAGAAGCAGCGATCAATTTATCCCAATTCCTTTCTCAGAATCAAGAGATTCAAAATATTATTTTTTTTGGATCTTGTGGGGCCTACGAATGGACAGGGATTTCTATTGGGGAAATTGTCTCACCAAACTTTATCTATACGAAAGAATTAAGCCACGCACTTAAACTTTCCAAACAAATCCAAGGAAACCCAGAGTTTTATGAGCTGGTTCCAGACAAATCATTCCAAACGGCAAATTGTAATGCGCCCACAACCATCACTTTGGCCGAAATAAAGAACCCACCAGAATCCTCTTGGGAGAGTTTAGAAGTGGAAAACTTGGAACTATTTGGAATCGCGAAGGTGGCCGCAAAATTTTCCGTAACGGTGACGGCTTATTTAGCAGTAACGAATCTAGTGGGGCCGCAAGGATCTACGGACTGGGCCAAAAACTGGAAAACCCTCTCCCATTCCCTGCAAAATCAATTTCTAAAGGAATGAAATTCCGACTTCTAAAGAAAATCCGAACCAAACCTAATTCGTAAAAAATTTACCCTGTTAATTTTCTATTCTCCTAAAACCTCTTTTACACATCCATTCGTCAACACACGTTTAGTCCAATTCTCAACTGACAACGGAATCTTTATATCCATCATTGGAATATTTTTGATAAAAGGAGCATATAAAACTTCTAAAAAACCAAATTGGTTTTCATGCAGGTAATCATTTGATTCCAAAATCCCTTCCAAAATATCCAAATGCCTTCCCATCCTTTTGGCCGAGTCTTTCATTCGTTTCTCGTCCCATTTTTCTTCTGGCAGAAATTTTTTAGCGAAATAGACAACACTTCCTGGAAAACAAAATTCGGACTCACAACGGTTGATGTCTTGGTTTAGAATTGCCCTTGATTGGAGGTCTTCAGAAAAAAATGGATTTGGAAAGCCATGTTTTTCTTCCAAATAACGGATGATAGCCACTGATTCTGCCAAAACAAAGTCACCATCTTGAAATGTAGGAACCTTTCCATAAGGATTGATTTGTAAATATGGTCTTTTCCTATTTTCCAATTTGTCCAATGCGACAGTCACCGTTTCATAAGGTATGTTTCTATATCGCAAATAAATATGCACTCGCATACTATAAGGCGAACGAGGATGGGAAAATAACTTATACATATACGGAAACTCCGAACTTTCTAAAACTGAACT encodes:
- a CDS encoding glutathione S-transferase family protein — translated: MYKLFSHPRSPYSMRVHIYLRYRNIPYETVTVALDKLENRKRPYLQINPYGKVPTFQDGDFVLAESVAIIRYLEEKHGFPNPFFSEDLQSRAILNQDINRCESEFCFPGSVVYFAKKFLPEEKWDEKRMKDSAKRMGRHLDILEGILESNDYLHENQFGFLEVLYAPFIKNIPMMDIKIPLSVENWTKRVLTNGCVKEVLGE
- a CDS encoding phosphorylase, producing the protein MLPFNRNQTLITGAFEGEVGILRASGKFPHLEVMGIGNLEAAINLSQFLSQNQEIQNIIFFGSCGAYEWTGISIGEIVSPNFIYTKELSHALKLSKQIQGNPEFYELVPDKSFQTANCNAPTTITLAEIKNPPESSWESLEVENLELFGIAKVAAKFSVTVTAYLAVTNLVGPQGSTDWAKNWKTLSHSLQNQFLKE
- the argC gene encoding N-acetyl-gamma-glutamyl-phosphate reductase → MKQTKLAIIGAGGLTGKELTKLLAHHPNFELVHVTSNQVDGKHIREVFPDLSHLPDLKFQKHDAPVPKEAGIVLATPNEVSLEKAPQFLKEGRKVIDLSGTFRLHNKEKFEKAYQFSHSEFGMMDQVVYGLPELFREKLKNAQFVSNPGCYATSAILPVALLGNLRKEIQGPVIVDAKSGVSGAGGRTEEIKFAYTNVYENFRAYKILTHQHEPEMEEYGFVGTEEKEIHFTPHLLPIYRGILATIYLSFPKGISAEQIKEKFQSAAEKEPFVRLYQTPEEIEIRKVQNTNFLDLGFRIKGNTLVIVSALDNLVKGAAGQALQNLNLMYGYPETEGLVTL